A part of Sugiyamaella lignohabitans strain CBS 10342 chromosome D, complete sequence genomic DNA contains:
- the CLU1 gene encoding Clu1p (Subunit of the eukaryotic translation initiation factor 3 (eIF3); component of unknown function; deletion causes defects in mitochondrial organization but not in growth or translation initiation; can rescue cytokinesis and mitochondrial organization defects of the Dictyostelium cluA- mutant; GO_component: GO:0005737 - cytoplasm [Evidence IEA,IEA,IEA]; GO_component: GO:0005737 - cytoplasm [Evidence IDA] [PMID 11914276]; GO_component: GO:0005852 - eukaryotic translation initiation factor 3 complex [Evidence IPI] [PMID 10358023]; GO_function: GO:0003729 - mRNA binding [Evidence IDA] [PMID 23222640]; GO_process: GO:0048312 - intracellular distribution of mitochondria [Evidence IEA]; GO_process: GO:0007005 - mitochondrion organization [Evidence IEA]; GO_process: GO:0007005 - mitochondrion organization [Evidence IMP] [PMID 9601101]; GO_process: GO:0006413 - translational initiation [Evidence IPI] [PMID 10358023]) yields the protein MAAQKSDEIGSNRRQISKNDTFNDVKQFLLELGISQQPLTCFGLVLDNQRVDLFTPIAEIVPDVEDEAEIKLTIAPEAYTESEARFQVVQVRDYLGFNSGSVGNSNNFTSVQAGISTFSSLESSLVSAANDVKKAAAEGEVEFAKYEKERIKKEAEEEKEKEKKMKEDEKKAQKEEKDEAKDEEKTESEETKKEDSPAEQPKTPTVNDFINLKVGQLHQQHIENHPLIDVEKNLGSWIPALTELVPSIRKDPSPAVRSLQLSQWNPPPPQLKIKGDLLYLHLVTLEGKTFHITATIYGFHVSNSSTDRFDPSPKKINGKFYKNTSLLELLKSLSPAIATHLKSVAESTKDISLLSIARPTNSFLANPWQVRPTDLSTWNTADLGRTQELLNSNTLDNADASTATARDWNEDFQSTRELPKVDEEGNSNMQERVLRERLLNKLSFDFAEAAVKGAISIVNGDLVALNPNEKTEAQIFLNNGIFYSFGADGVGTFGEQGGNDGARAAAGKDIAGVNYITQLDIDGLSPLCTTLIDYCGRRIVAQAPVPGIFRETTDDKNQIVYGSIDNGEKIVNDESFVPLMEKIADACHISSHKVFDNEGNATELVTSSELKGLLGTDGRKYVLDLFRVTPPDLTFIENHFNPEKEDSYPHSLSVLRIEAVDEWWKSGLRAKFVELEASRKKKNETADGDSSEKELSEEELKAQREEDEKIVSEYSKNVRFNPDVLQDISKIPAQHVEEFKKDQDQVRAISKHLTEVIIPKLISDISGGVISTPVVGSQITSTLHKRGINMRYLGLLHSLAEKEGKPLETFRKLLEQEAISRSIKHSVNSLISSLPAPLVPAAIVHYFNCLLGFKVNSSPAIDLDDSLIALYPSAGIEALKTLDVAAVRSQIVEQVRKRFQISLPETWIDNLYLRSVFREASIKLGLQWASKNYDFDNKNVAVNGSASSRNLLSNADLVNIVPVLKHSTFKSLIAEEALESGRQSVYRDETDIGKELLGESLSIHEQVYGVIHPDVARAYSQVALVYHELGEDDIAVELSRKAIIIAERTLGADSAETLFMCLNLALFEHTNKNTIGALHIARHALKYWNAVTVPEHPDNITTMNNVATMLLNMKAFDSSLKWYQACIDLSTKIYGEESSIVAQFYFHISQPQVYLKKFKTAVNSMRKSHEIFNKIYGPDNANTKDSKQWLDQLVQAAVNEAKIQKMLPQFQPHRELNVIREETKPVSTDNTTTKTSSKKKGTLGNKSIDELLTYINGSSSKGKKNSKKAKSTN from the exons ATGGCCGCTCAAAAGTCAG ATGAGATTGGATCTAACAGACGACAGATTTCCAAGAATGACACTTTCAATGATGTCAAGCAGTTTCTTTTAGAGCTGGGCATCtctcagcagccattgacttgttttggtttggttcTGGATAATCAGAGAGTTGATCTGTTTACTCCTATTGCCGAGATTGTTCCTGATGTAGAGGACGAGGCCGAAATCAAGCTCACTATCGCTCCTGAGGCTTACACCGAGTCCGAGGCCAGATTCCAGGTCGTTCAAGTTAGAGACTATCTTGGATTCAACTCCGGTTCTGTTGGCAATTCCAACAATTTCACCTCTGTTCAAGCTGGTATATCAACTTTCAGTTCTCTCGAATCATCCCTTGTGTCTGCTGCCAACGATGTGaagaaggctgctgctgagggCGAGGTCGAGTTTGCCAAGTATGAAAAGGAGAGAATCAAGAAGGAGGctgaggaggagaaggaaaaggaaaagaaaatgaaggaGGACGAGAAGAAGgctcaaaaagaagagaaggacGAAGCCAAGGACGAGGAAAAAACCGAGTCTGAAGAGACCAAGAAGGAAGACTCGCCTGCTGAACAACCTAAAACTCCTACTGTCAATGACTTTATTAACTTAAAGGTTGGTCAATTGCACCAACAGCACATTGAGAATCATCCTCTTATCGATGTTGAAAAGAACCTTGGTAGCTGGATTCCTGCACTTACTGAGCTTGTTCCTTCGATTCGTAAGGATCCTAGCCCTGCTGTTCGTTCTCTTCAATTGTCTCAATGGAaccctcctcctccacaaCTCAAAATTAAGGGTGACTTGCTTTATCTTCACCTTGTCACTCTGGAGGGAAAGACTTTTCACATCACCGCCACTATTTATGGATTCCATGTTTCCAACTCTTCCACCGACAGATTCGATCCTAGTCCTAAGAAGATCAATGGAAAGTTTTACAAGAATACCTCCTTGTTGGAGCTATTAAAGTCATTGTCTCCTGCAATTGCCACTCATTTGAAGAGCGTTGCTGAGTCCACTAAAGATATTTCTCTGTTATCCATTGCTAGACCCACTAATTCTTTCTTGGCCAACCCATGGCAAGTGCGTCCTACTGACTTGTCCACCTGGAACACTGCCGACCTCGGTCGTACTCAAGAACTTTTGAACTCCAACACTTTGGACAACGCCGATGCTTCAACTGCTACTGCCCGTGACTGGAATGAGGATTTCCAATCTACCAGAGAGCTTCCTAAGGTCGACGAGGAAGGTAACAGTAACATGCAAGAGAGAGTTCTTAGAGAACGTTTGTTGAACAAGCTCtcatttgattttgctgaagctgctgttaagggtgccatttccattgtTAACGGCGATCTTGTAGCCCTTAATCCTAATGAGAAGACTGAAGCACAGATCTTTTTGAACAATGGTATCTTTTACTCatttggtgctgatggtgTCGGTACTTTTGGTGAACAAGGTGGAAATGATGGTGCTAGAGCCGCTGCTGGTAAAGATATTGCTGGTGTCAACTATATCACCCAATTGGACATTGACGGACTTTCTCCTCTTTGCACTACTCTTATTGACTACTGTGGTCGTCGTATTGTCGCCCAAGCTCCTGTTCCCGGTATCTTCCGTGAGACCACTGATGACAAGAATCAAATTGTCTATGGTAGTATCGACAATGGCGAGAAGATTGTTAATGATGAGTCTTTTGTCCCACTAATGGAGAAAATCGCTGATGCCTGTCACATTTCTTCCCACAAGGTTTTCGACAATGAGGGCAATGCTACTGAGCTTGTTACCTCGTCTGAACTCAAGGGTTTGCTAGGTACTGATGGCCGTAAATATGTTCTGGATCTTTTCAGAGTCACTCCTCCTGATCTTACCTTTATTGAAAACCACTTTAATCCTGAGAAGGAAGACTCGTATCCTCACAGTTTGTCTGTTCTGCGTATTGAAGCTGTTGACGAGTGGTGGAAATCTGGCCTTCGTGCCAAATTTGTCGAACTTGAGGCCAgtagaaaaaagaaaaatgaaaCTGCTGATGGCGACTCTAGCGAAAAGGAGCtcagtgaagaagaattaaAAGCTCAACGTGAAGAGGACGAAAAAATTGTTTCCGAGTACTCTAAGAATGTCAGATTTAACCCAGACGTTTTGCAGGATATTTCCAAGATCCCTGCTCAACATGTTGAAGAGTTCAAGAAAGACCAGGACCAAGTTAGAGCCATCTCTAAGCATCTTACTGAAGTTATTATTCCCAAGCTCatttctgatatttctggAGGTGTTATTTCTACTCCTGTTGTCGGCTCTCAAATCACTAGTACTCTTCACAAGAGAGGTATCAACATGAGATATTTGGGTCTGCTCCACTCGCTAGCTGAAAAGGAAGGAAAGCCTCTTGAAACTTTCAGAAAGCTTCTTGAACAGGAAGCAATCTCCAGATCTATTAAGCACTCTGTCAACAGCTTGATCTCTTCACTCCCTGCTCCTcttgttcctgctgctattgtCCACTATTTCAACTGCTTACTGGGATTCAAGGTTAACTCGTCACCAGCTATCGATCTCGATGATTCTCTTATCGCTCTTTATCCATCAGCTGGTATTGAGGCGTTGAAGACTCttgatgttgctgctgtcagaAGCCAAATTGTTGAGCAGGTTCGCAAGAGATTCCAAATTTCCCTTCCTGAAACATGGATTGACAATTTGTACTTACGTTCTGTCTTCAGGGAAGCATCTATTAAGCTTGGCTTGCAATGGGCCTCAAAGAATTACGACTTTGACAATAAGAACGTTGCTGTCAATGGTTCCGCCTCTTCCAGAAACTTACTCTCAAATGCCGACCTTGTTAATATTGTCCCCGTTCTCAAGCACTCCACTTTCAAGAGTTTGattgctgaagaggcaTTGGAGAGTGGTCGTCAAAGTGTTTACAGGGACGAGACCGATATCGGCAAGGAACTGCTTGGCGAATCTCTTTCTATCCATGAGCAAGTTTACGGTGTTATTCACCCTGATGTCGCTCGTGCTTATAGTCAAGTAGCCCTTGTCTATCACGAACTTGGAGAGGACGATATCGCTGTTGAACTCAGTCGCAAGGCTATCATTATTGCGGAACGAACTTTGGgtgctgattctgctgaAACCCTCTTCATGTGTCTCAACTTGGCGCTTTTTGAACATACAAACAAGAACACCATCGGGGCTTTACACATTGCTCGCCATGCATTGAAATACTGGAATGCTGTCACCGTTCCTGAACACCCAGACAATATCACTACTATGAACAACGTTGCTACTATGCTCCTCAATATGAAGGCTTTTGATAGTAGTCTCAAGTGGTACCAAGCCTGCATTGATTTGAGTACTAAGATCTATGGTGAGGAAAGCTCTATTGTAGCCCAATTTTACTTCCACATATCCCAACCTCAAGTGTACCTCAAAAAGTTCAAGACTGCTGTCAACTCTATGAGAAAGAGCCATGAGATCTTTAACAAGATCTACGGCCCTGACAATGCAAACACTAAGGACTCGAAGCAATGGCTTGATCAGTTGGTCCAGGCTGCTGTGAATGAGGCCAAGATTCAAAAGATGCTACCTCAGTTTCAACCCCACAGAGAACTGAAC
- the MRPL24 gene encoding mitochondrial 54S ribosomal protein YmL24/YmL14 (Mitochondrial ribosomal protein of the large subunit; two mitochondrial ribosomal proteins, YmL14 and YmL24, have been assigned to the same gene; GO_component: GO:0005622 - intracellular [Evidence IEA]; GO_component: GO:0005762 - mitochondrial large ribosomal subunit [Evidence IDA] [PMID 9151978]; GO_component: GO:0005739 - mitochondrion [Evidence IEA,IEA]; GO_component: GO:0005739 - mitochondrion [Evidence IDA] [PMID 16823961]; GO_component: GO:0030529 - ribonucleoprotein complex [Evidence IEA]; GO_component: GO:0005840 - ribosome [Evidence IEA,IEA]; GO_function: GO:0003735 - structural constituent of ribosome [Evidence IEA]; GO_function: GO:0003735 - structural constituent of ribosome [Evidence IDA] [PMID 9151978]; GO_process: GO:0032543 - mitochondrial translation [Evidence IC] [PMID 9151978]; GO_process: GO:0006412 - translation [Evidence IEA]), which produces MWRSVRASAEGVFGVQSRQFSSSSVAGRIYAHVVRRRVKQVKPVEIGDPNINALHKRAKEIPQYPYGEATLYKQSNRGLYGGRMIQFGNKVSDFGNRNMRTFKPNVHWNKLWSEALNKQINIRVVASVLRTITKEGGIDNYLIKDKPARIKELGPLGWKLRYQVLKKLEKKEAQDKTRPKPVRVIENSTSEVSAVDSESASEAAAASAKSVPIYAEYTSQTNEGSTYLITVGRINLLKRLFGQLRAQGSQDAQSYKHFISLYKDLPMHDTLQKLEATGYDLTLVSYQP; this is translated from the coding sequence ATGTGGAGGTCAGTTAGAGCGTCTGCCGAGGGCGTTTTTGGCGTACAGTCGCGACAGTTCTCGAGCAGCTCGGTAGCGGGGCGAATTTACGCCCATGTGGTGCGCCGGCGCGTCAAACAGGTCAAGCCTGTGGAGATTGGAGATCCTAATATCAATGCCCTTCATAAGAGAGCCAAGGAGATCCCTCAGTATCCTTATGGCGAGGCCACGCTGTATAAACAGTCGAATCGAGGCCTGTATGGCGGTCGAATGATCCAATTCGGAAACAAAGTGTCAGATTTCGGCAACAGAAACATGCGCACTTTCAAGCCCAATGTCCATTGGAACAAGCTGTGGAGTGAAGCTCttaataaacaaatcaacatcCGAGTGGTGGCATCAGTTTTAAGGACGATAACTAAAGAGGGAGGTATTGATAATTATCTCATTAAAGACAAGCCTGCTCGGATCAAGGAGCTCGGTCCTTTGGGCTGGAAACTGCGGTACCAAGTGTTAAAGAAAttagagaagaaagaagcaCAAGACAAGACTCGACCAAAACCTGTGCGTGTTATTGAAAATAGTACTAGCGAAGTCAGTGCTGTTGATAGCGAAAGTGCCAgtgaagcagctgctgcgTCTGCCAAATCGGTTCCTATCTACGCTGAATACACGTCGCAGACCAACGAAGGCTCGACCTATCTCATTACTGTAGGACGAATCAACCTACTCAAGAGACTGTTCGGACAATTGAGAGCCCAGGGCTCGCAAGACGCCCAGTCCTATAAGCATTTCATCTCCTTGTACAAAGACCTGCCCATGCACGACACCCTACAAAAGCTCGAGGCCACCGGCTATGACCTGACCCTCGTCTCGTACCAGCCATAA